Proteins encoded by one window of Halomonas sp. SH5A2:
- a CDS encoding macro domain-containing protein — MSDNRISVQCVVGDIAQQPDVDAVVNAANAQLRTGGGVAGALHRAAGPGLAEEGRPMAPIVPGQAVLTGGHDLPNPWVIHCLGPVYGVDKPEDQLLADCYRNALTLADEHSIERLAFPALSTGAFGYPAEQAAEVCATTLEATLPALHKVRLIRFVLFDEAARQTLHDALAQRLTIDPAG; from the coding sequence ATGAGCGACAACCGCATCAGCGTGCAGTGCGTGGTGGGCGATATTGCCCAACAGCCCGATGTAGATGCCGTGGTCAATGCTGCCAATGCGCAACTGAGAACCGGCGGTGGTGTTGCCGGGGCGCTTCATCGCGCTGCCGGGCCAGGGTTGGCGGAAGAGGGGCGGCCTATGGCGCCTATCGTCCCGGGCCAGGCGGTACTTACTGGCGGCCATGATCTGCCTAACCCTTGGGTGATTCATTGTCTTGGCCCGGTGTATGGCGTGGACAAGCCCGAGGATCAATTGTTGGCAGACTGCTACCGTAATGCGCTGACACTGGCGGACGAGCATAGCATTGAGCGGCTGGCTTTTCCGGCGCTCTCCACTGGCGCCTTTGGCTACCCGGCGGAGCAAGCCGCAGAAGTGTGCGCGACTACCCTTGAAGCCACACTGCCCGCCTTGCACAAAGTGCGCCTGATCCGCTTTGTATTATTCGATGAAGCGGCCCGGCAAACACTCCACGACGCATTGGCTCAACGCTTGACCATCGACCCAGCGGGCTAG
- a CDS encoding DUF6624 domain-containing protein: MNQNLADELVTMITEDQRLLQQLFDSGELPSESYHPQVKAMHEHNASRLKEIIGAHGWPGVSLVGEEAAKAAWLIVQHSVSDPEFMGECVYLLEDAVARQDIEGWQLAFLHDRVRTLSGRPQYYGTQFDVDESGWPTPFPIEDSATVNERRACLGLNSIEERQEQMAEQERKRRANIQQTS; this comes from the coding sequence ATGAATCAGAATCTTGCGGATGAGCTGGTCACGATGATCACAGAAGACCAACGGTTGTTGCAGCAGCTCTTCGATTCCGGTGAGCTGCCATCTGAGTCTTATCATCCCCAGGTGAAAGCTATGCACGAGCATAATGCTTCCCGACTGAAAGAGATTATTGGTGCTCACGGATGGCCCGGCGTTTCGTTAGTTGGGGAAGAGGCTGCTAAAGCTGCATGGCTGATCGTTCAGCACTCTGTTTCAGATCCCGAGTTCATGGGTGAGTGTGTCTACTTATTAGAGGATGCCGTTGCGAGACAGGATATAGAGGGCTGGCAGTTGGCATTCCTCCATGATCGGGTGCGTACGCTATCTGGCAGGCCTCAATACTACGGCACCCAGTTTGATGTTGATGAAAGCGGGTGGCCAACACCGTTTCCTATTGAGGATTCTGCTACGGTTAATGAACGCCGTGCGTGTCTTGGGCTGAACTCCATTGAGGAGCGCCAAGAACAAATGGCTGAGCAGGAGCGGAAGCGCCGTGCCAATATCCAGCAAACCAGTTAA
- a CDS encoding HigA family addiction module antitoxin, whose protein sequence is MTFPNTTGMQRKPTHPGEMLREDFLPDYDLTVAGLAESLGVSRQSVNELLRERRAVSPEMALRLARLFGSSPEFWLNAQCAIDLWTAAQSVREEVDRIKPLSAA, encoded by the coding sequence ATGACTTTTCCTAACACTACCGGCATGCAGCGCAAGCCCACCCATCCTGGTGAAATGCTGAGAGAGGATTTCTTGCCGGACTATGACCTGACAGTTGCAGGACTGGCTGAGTCTTTAGGCGTCTCTCGCCAGTCAGTCAATGAACTGTTGCGTGAACGCCGCGCTGTCAGCCCTGAAATGGCACTTCGGCTGGCTCGTTTGTTTGGCTCCTCTCCAGAGTTTTGGCTGAATGCACAATGCGCTATTGATTTGTGGACTGCGGCTCAATCGGTCAGGGAGGAAGTTGATCGGATTAAGCCATTAAGCGCTGCATAA
- a CDS encoding type II toxin-antitoxin system RelE/ParE family toxin, whose product MIKSFADKRTQELYSKCKSKKFPADVASRVARKFEYVNLAEQLEDLKVPRGNRLHPLSGDRRASTRYQ is encoded by the coding sequence ATGATCAAATCCTTCGCTGATAAACGAACTCAAGAGTTGTACTCCAAATGTAAGTCAAAGAAGTTTCCTGCGGATGTCGCATCGAGAGTTGCCAGAAAATTTGAATACGTGAACCTGGCCGAACAGTTGGAGGACTTGAAAGTGCCGCGCGGCAACCGCCTTCATCCACTTTCTGGAGACAGGCGGGCCAGCACGAGATATCAGTAA
- a CDS encoding GFA family protein yields MIGKCLCGKVQFEIKGKVPHLYQCHCSLCRKQSGSSANAATFIFESDFAWSTGEDFITSFVKDTGFRTDFCSNCGSPVPNRLRTTDKYWVPAGLLEGEDDQEVVAHLYTQSKACWDQLPSAGKQYKDMPDIETLNKALQRTSR; encoded by the coding sequence ATGATTGGAAAATGTCTTTGTGGCAAGGTTCAATTCGAAATAAAAGGTAAGGTACCACATTTATATCAGTGTCATTGCTCACTGTGTCGTAAGCAAAGTGGTTCATCTGCTAATGCCGCGACTTTCATCTTTGAGAGTGACTTTGCCTGGAGCACCGGAGAAGATTTCATTACTTCATTCGTAAAAGACACAGGTTTTAGAACTGATTTTTGTTCAAATTGTGGAAGCCCGGTTCCTAACAGGTTGAGGACTACTGACAAATATTGGGTCCCCGCAGGATTGCTCGAAGGCGAAGATGACCAAGAAGTAGTTGCGCATTTATATACACAGTCGAAAGCATGTTGGGATCAACTGCCTTCTGCTGGAAAACAGTATAAAGATATGCCTGACATCGAAACACTTAACAAAGCATTGCAGCGGACAAGCCGCTGA
- a CDS encoding HigA family addiction module antitoxin, whose product MTMHNPPHPGEFIREVYLEPFGVSSRQLASSLGVSPSTLSRLLKGDSGISPEMSLRLSKVLGRTPESWLAMQDMYDLWVARNTVNLDGIHPLDFEAA is encoded by the coding sequence ATGACTATGCATAATCCGCCGCATCCCGGTGAGTTCATTCGGGAGGTTTACCTTGAGCCTTTCGGTGTCAGTTCTCGTCAGCTCGCGTCCAGTCTGGGGGTCTCGCCTTCCACGTTGTCTCGGTTGCTCAAAGGGGATAGTGGTATTAGCCCGGAAATGTCGCTTCGGCTATCCAAGGTTCTCGGGCGTACTCCTGAGAGCTGGTTGGCGATGCAGGACATGTACGATCTTTGGGTGGCCCGCAACACGGTCAACCTGGATGGAATCCATCCCCTGGACTTCGAGGCAGCTTAA
- a CDS encoding type II toxin-antitoxin system RelE/ParE family toxin — MIKSFRHKGLKRFYSTGNTSGIQPDHAKKLRMQLAALDTATAVEDMEIPGFRLHPLKGKDKGRWSIRVNGNWRITFEFQDGNAYILDYEDYH, encoded by the coding sequence ATGATTAAATCATTCCGTCACAAAGGACTGAAACGGTTCTACTCGACCGGCAACACGTCTGGCATCCAGCCGGATCACGCCAAGAAACTGCGTATGCAGTTGGCCGCTCTGGATACCGCCACTGCGGTGGAGGACATGGAGATCCCTGGTTTTCGGCTTCATCCATTGAAGGGTAAAGACAAAGGGCGGTGGTCGATTCGGGTCAACGGAAACTGGCGCATAACGTTCGAATTTCAGGACGGCAACGCCTACATTCTTGATTATGAGGATTATCACTAA
- the istB gene encoding IS21-like element helper ATPase IstB, translating to MMALEQLLDRLKMEHLQASLDSLCEHASKQDLNYREFLEQALLQEWGGRHQKGLESRLKQARLPWIKTLEQFDFSFQPSIDHKIVRELAGLGFVERSENVVLLGPPGVGKTHLAVALAVKAAEAGHRVLFMTLDRLVSTLMRARQENRLDRQLQQLTYSKVLVLDEMGYLPMTREEASLFFRLINRRYERASTILTSNKSFMDWGEIFGDQVIATAILDRLLHHSTTLNIKGESYRLKDKRRAGLVTTPTTKEDNTSNEPDAVPIKEH from the coding sequence GTGATGGCCCTGGAACAGCTACTTGATCGCCTGAAGATGGAGCATCTTCAGGCGTCGCTCGACAGCCTCTGCGAGCACGCCAGCAAGCAAGACCTGAACTACCGCGAGTTCCTGGAACAGGCCCTGTTGCAGGAATGGGGCGGGCGTCATCAGAAGGGCCTGGAGTCCCGTCTGAAACAGGCCCGACTGCCGTGGATCAAGACCCTGGAGCAGTTCGACTTCAGCTTCCAACCCAGCATCGACCACAAGATCGTGCGCGAGCTGGCTGGCCTGGGCTTTGTAGAGCGTAGTGAAAACGTCGTGCTGCTCGGGCCGCCTGGCGTCGGGAAGACGCACCTTGCCGTGGCGTTGGCGGTGAAGGCGGCCGAAGCCGGCCATCGGGTGCTGTTCATGACGTTAGACCGGCTGGTCAGCACCCTGATGCGTGCCCGACAGGAAAACCGCCTGGATCGACAACTCCAGCAACTGACGTACTCGAAGGTTCTGGTACTGGACGAGATGGGTTACCTGCCGATGACGCGCGAAGAAGCCAGTCTGTTCTTCCGCTTGATCAACCGGCGCTATGAACGGGCCAGTACGATCCTCACCTCGAACAAGTCGTTCATGGACTGGGGCGAGATCTTTGGCGACCAGGTCATCGCTACGGCTATCTTGGACCGGCTGCTGCATCACTCGACCACCCTGAACATCAAAGGCGAGAGTTATCGACTGAAGGACAAACGACGTGCTGGCTTAGTGACGACACCGACGACGAAAGAGGACAACACCTCAAACGAACCTGACGCTGTTCCGATAAAAGAGCACTGA
- the istA gene encoding IS21 family transposase, which produces MLSREDFLMIKQLHQRGAHFVDIAHQIGCCERTVRRHLAREAAPTGRPAKPRASKLDPFKPIIDQLLADNVWNAEVIFQLIREQGYTGGSTMVRMYIQPKRALRPSKQTVRFETQPGFQLQHDWGEVETLVAGQCCKVNVAVNTLGYSRRFHAWAAPSQDAEHTYEALVQAFRYLGGVPRTVLVDNQKAAVLKHDRDHRVIFNAGFLQLTNHYSFAPKACRPQRPRTKGKTERMVGYVKQHFFQRYRAFESVAHLNQRLLQWLERVADQRPLRQFRQTPMERFMAEAAALQGLPATDFDTRYHDLRQVGWDGYIEVRGNRYSVPDGYCGQAVVIRLSLDDELTVYTAAGDLIATHRLQSPQAGWRTVPEHHAALWQQTLSVQQRDLSVYEEVL; this is translated from the coding sequence ATGCTAAGCCGAGAGGACTTTCTCATGATAAAGCAACTTCACCAACGAGGCGCCCATTTCGTGGACATTGCGCACCAGATCGGCTGTTGTGAACGTACCGTGCGGCGACACTTGGCCCGTGAGGCGGCACCCACCGGGCGACCGGCCAAGCCACGAGCGAGCAAGCTGGATCCCTTCAAACCCATCATTGATCAGCTGCTGGCCGACAATGTCTGGAATGCCGAGGTGATCTTCCAGTTGATTCGCGAGCAGGGCTACACCGGCGGCAGCACCATGGTGCGGATGTACATCCAGCCCAAGCGAGCCCTACGGCCCAGCAAGCAGACCGTGCGCTTCGAGACCCAGCCCGGCTTTCAGTTGCAGCATGACTGGGGCGAGGTCGAAACGCTCGTCGCTGGCCAGTGCTGCAAGGTCAATGTCGCGGTTAACACGCTGGGCTACTCACGGCGGTTCCATGCCTGGGCGGCCCCTAGCCAAGATGCCGAGCATACCTACGAGGCGCTGGTACAGGCCTTCCGTTATCTTGGCGGCGTACCGCGCACGGTATTGGTCGATAATCAGAAGGCCGCCGTGCTCAAGCATGACCGGGACCATCGAGTGATTTTCAACGCCGGCTTCCTGCAACTGACCAACCATTACAGCTTCGCGCCCAAGGCGTGCCGCCCGCAACGCCCGCGCACCAAGGGCAAGACCGAGCGCATGGTGGGCTACGTGAAGCAGCACTTCTTCCAGCGCTACCGGGCGTTCGAGAGCGTTGCCCATCTCAACCAACGGCTCCTGCAATGGTTGGAACGGGTAGCCGACCAGCGGCCACTGCGGCAGTTCCGGCAAACCCCGATGGAGCGCTTTATGGCTGAAGCAGCGGCCCTCCAGGGGCTACCGGCCACCGACTTCGATACCCGCTACCATGACCTCCGCCAGGTCGGCTGGGACGGCTACATCGAAGTCCGTGGCAACCGCTATAGCGTGCCCGACGGCTATTGCGGCCAGGCGGTGGTGATCCGGCTCAGCCTGGATGATGAACTGACGGTGTATACCGCGGCCGGAGACCTTATTGCCACACATCGCCTCCAGTCGCCTCAAGCCGGATGGCGCACCGTGCCAGAGCACCATGCGGCTTTATGGCAGCAGACGCTCTCCGTTCAGCAGCGTGACCTGAGCGTCTACGAGGAGGTGCTGTGA
- a CDS encoding AbiV family abortive infection protein, with product MLNQVSVFSGADQTACSLAALSIEESGKVSILRAMSLARDDNELKEEWKWYRSHTNKNVQWIFPQLVAEGARRLDDLRPLFDKDAEHPYILDQIKQLGFYTDCLSNKGHWSIPDEVIDGELADQLVSTAELLSSASPTSEREIELWVEHVGPVWKKDMNWMKRAVASWYEAMQQEGLKPDGENGMENFLHDGIDPDDV from the coding sequence GTGCTTAACCAAGTGTCCGTTTTTAGCGGGGCAGATCAGACAGCATGTTCTCTAGCAGCGCTTTCTATCGAAGAGTCAGGAAAGGTCTCAATACTTCGTGCTATGTCTCTTGCACGTGACGACAATGAGTTGAAGGAAGAATGGAAGTGGTACCGCTCCCACACGAACAAGAATGTGCAGTGGATTTTTCCTCAGCTCGTGGCTGAGGGAGCGAGAAGACTCGACGACCTTCGTCCCCTATTCGATAAAGATGCGGAGCATCCATACATTTTGGACCAGATTAAGCAGCTCGGGTTTTATACGGACTGTCTTAGCAATAAGGGACACTGGTCAATTCCCGACGAAGTAATTGATGGCGAGTTGGCAGACCAGCTGGTTTCCACGGCCGAGCTGCTGTCTTCCGCCTCTCCTACTTCAGAACGTGAGATTGAATTGTGGGTCGAGCATGTCGGCCCTGTCTGGAAAAAGGATATGAACTGGATGAAGCGTGCGGTGGCAAGTTGGTACGAGGCCATGCAGCAGGAAGGCTTAAAGCCGGATGGTGAAAATGGCATGGAGAATTTTCTACATGACGGGATTGATCCAGATGACGTTTAA
- a CDS encoding IS3 family transposase (programmed frameshift) translates to MSKQKRTRYSDEFKAEALKLAERTSVASAARELGIHESQIYGWRSTAKKKANVSERESELAAENARLKRQIAEREEELAIFKKGGDLLRQEPKVKRYSFMLENSHRFSVIRMASVLGVSRSGYYTWQKTRFQPSQLEQARERLDRRVKEAFGQSKRRDGARRIQATLADDGHSYDVKTIGASMRRQSLVPKAARKFVVTTDSDHSLPVAPNLLEQDFETTAPNQKWAGDITYLMSSEGWLYLAVIIDLYSRSVIGWSMNTRMTADLVCDALEMALWRRNFPTGVICHSDQGSQYCSRAYRDRLRTHQLRQSMSRKGNCWDNACVESFFHSMKVEAIHWEPIMNQELLRQHVFEYIEVDYNRRRRHSALGYVSPMDYELKNSA, encoded by the exons ATGAGCAAACAAAAGCGCACCCGTTATTCCGATGAGTTCAAGGCCGAAGCGCTGAAACTCGCAGAAAGAACCAGCGTTGCCAGCGCCGCCCGAGAACTAGGTATCCATGAATCGCAAATCTATGGTTGGCGCTCGACAGCGAAAAAGAAGGCCAATGTCTCCGAGCGCGAGTCTGAACTGGCTGCCGAGAACGCCCGGCTGAAGCGCCAAATAGCCGAGCGTGAAGAGGAGCTGGCCATAT TTAAAAAAGGCGGCGACCTACTTCGCCAAGAACCAAAAGTGAAGCGTTACAGCTTCATGCTTGAGAACAGTCACAGGTTTTCCGTGATCCGGATGGCGTCTGTGCTCGGGGTCTCGCGAAGTGGGTATTACACATGGCAGAAAACTCGGTTTCAGCCCAGTCAACTGGAACAAGCCAGGGAAAGGCTTGATCGCCGCGTGAAAGAGGCGTTCGGCCAGAGCAAGCGGCGCGATGGAGCCCGACGCATCCAGGCCACGCTGGCGGACGATGGCCACTCTTATGATGTCAAAACGATTGGCGCCAGTATGCGGCGCCAATCGTTGGTGCCGAAGGCCGCCCGCAAATTCGTCGTCACCACAGACAGCGACCACAGCTTGCCCGTGGCGCCCAACTTACTAGAGCAGGACTTTGAGACGACCGCACCGAACCAGAAGTGGGCCGGTGACATCACGTACCTGATGAGCTCTGAAGGCTGGCTGTATCTGGCCGTCATCATTGACCTCTATTCGCGCTCTGTCATCGGCTGGTCCATGAATACCAGGATGACCGCAGACCTGGTCTGCGATGCGTTGGAAATGGCGCTGTGGCGACGTAATTTCCCCACAGGGGTGATTTGCCACAGTGATCAGGGAAGCCAGTACTGTTCCCGCGCCTACCGAGACCGGCTGCGAACGCATCAGTTGCGTCAAAGTATGAGCCGTAAAGGGAACTGCTGGGACAACGCCTGCGTGGAAAGCTTCTTCCATTCAATGAAAGTGGAAGCAATCCACTGGGAACCGATAATGAACCAGGAGCTGCTTCGCCAGCATGTGTTCGAATACATTGAAGTTGATTACAACCGCCGACGACGTCACAGTGCTTTGGGTTACGTAAGTCCCATGGACTACGAGCTCAAAAACAGTGCTTAA
- a CDS encoding integron integrase, with protein MDMHSRPPKLMDRVKAVMRVKRYSPRTEKTYCYWIRYFIRYHGVRHPASMGSSEVQAFLEHLAVERYVAAATQNQALNVLVFLYRHVLDMALGDIGSFSRAKRPRRLPVVLSHEEVMRVLDQLSGPMNLMATLMYGSGLRLIETCRLRVRDIDTERHIITVRAGKGDKDRTTLLPNVCLPALEAQIESAERQLAYRLARGRVPVTLPHALDRKYPNAGTSLGWQWLFPASRPCCDDAGNVVLQHIHSSAVQKAVKQAMKSASLPRPGSCHTLRHSFATQLLSQGTDIRTVQELLGHKSIETTQIYTHVIGKEFAGVRSPLGE; from the coding sequence ATGGATATGCACAGCAGGCCTCCGAAACTAATGGATCGTGTGAAAGCCGTTATGCGGGTAAAGCGCTATAGCCCACGTACTGAAAAAACATATTGTTACTGGATACGTTACTTCATTCGTTATCATGGGGTGCGTCACCCTGCCAGCATGGGCTCTTCTGAAGTGCAGGCTTTTCTGGAGCATCTTGCCGTAGAGCGATATGTGGCTGCAGCTACACAAAACCAAGCGCTTAATGTATTGGTATTTCTGTATCGCCATGTCCTTGATATGGCATTGGGTGATATTGGCTCCTTTTCACGAGCTAAACGCCCGCGTCGATTACCTGTCGTGCTTTCTCACGAAGAGGTCATGCGTGTATTAGATCAATTGTCTGGGCCTATGAATTTGATGGCCACCCTGATGTATGGCTCGGGACTGAGACTCATCGAAACATGCCGTTTGCGCGTAAGAGATATTGATACCGAACGCCATATCATCACCGTCAGGGCAGGGAAAGGTGATAAAGACCGAACCACTTTACTACCCAATGTCTGTCTTCCCGCGTTAGAGGCGCAAATTGAGTCGGCTGAACGGCAACTTGCCTATCGGCTAGCACGTGGTCGCGTACCAGTCACTTTACCTCATGCTCTGGATCGTAAGTACCCAAACGCGGGCACTTCCCTAGGTTGGCAATGGCTGTTTCCTGCCAGCCGCCCATGCTGTGATGATGCCGGGAACGTCGTTCTTCAGCATATTCATTCATCGGCTGTGCAGAAGGCCGTGAAGCAGGCAATGAAGTCTGCATCATTACCACGTCCAGGCTCTTGTCATACCTTACGGCACAGTTTCGCCACCCAATTGCTGAGCCAAGGCACGGACATTCGCACAGTACAAGAATTGCTAGGCCACAAGAGCATTGAGACAACGCAAATTTATACGCATGTGATAGGTAAGGAGTTTGCCGGTGTGCGCAGCCCTTTAGGCGAATGA
- a CDS encoding zinc ribbon-containing protein — protein MSKQHNDHRLREGYERLLERMQDGADELTWDNLQKDLDDAVEFEAELEEYTKDELALLRAWVERDLKDMRHYMSDTGKQVASWLGIDLDHLSRRVAESLLSIADRSIVERERFDDDLEAARADYCEGEMAAPGLMACVHCDAQVMLHSVSRLEPCHQCGHRYFYRFPGKIVET, from the coding sequence ATGAGTAAGCAACACAACGATCATCGCCTACGCGAAGGCTACGAACGTTTGCTGGAGCGGATGCAGGACGGCGCTGACGAGCTGACCTGGGACAATCTGCAAAAAGACCTGGACGACGCCGTTGAATTTGAAGCGGAGCTGGAAGAGTACACCAAGGATGAACTGGCCCTGCTGCGGGCCTGGGTGGAGCGTGACCTGAAAGACATGCGCCACTACATGTCGGATACCGGCAAACAGGTGGCCAGTTGGTTAGGCATCGATCTTGACCACCTTTCCCGTCGCGTGGCGGAATCGCTGCTTTCGATTGCCGACCGCAGCATCGTCGAGCGTGAGCGCTTTGACGATGACCTGGAAGCCGCCCGTGCCGATTACTGCGAGGGCGAGATGGCCGCTCCCGGCCTGATGGCCTGTGTGCACTGCGATGCCCAGGTGATGCTTCACAGCGTCTCGCGGCTGGAGCCTTGCCACCAGTGCGGCCATCGCTACTTCTACCGCTTCCCCGGCAAAATCGTCGAGACCTGA
- the leuS gene encoding leucine--tRNA ligase, with translation MDAHYSPREIERDAQQYWDQHQCFKAVEDANREKFYCLSMFPYPSGKLHMGHVRNYTIGDVVSRFQRMQGKNVMQPMGWDAFGMPAENAAIQNQVPPAKWTYQNIDYMRNQLKALGFAYDWSREFATCDTSYYRWEQWFFTKLVDKGLVYKKMSTVNWDPVDQTVLANEQVIEGRGWRSGALVERKEIPLWFLKITDYADELLADLDNVEWPEQVKTMQRNWIGKSQGVEMSFDVKAADGSSGEPLSVYTTRPDTLLGVTYMAVAADHPLAKQAAEGNAELQAFREECARGGTSEAEMATKEKKGLPTSFKAIHPLTGNEVPIFVANFVLMEFGTGAVMAVPAHDQRDWEFATKYGIEIKPVIADENGNTPDLSQGAYAEHGTLINSGEFDGLDFEAGFDAIAARLAELGCGEVKTNFRLRDWGVARQRYWGAPIPVKYGPEGQTVPLTDDQLPVELPMEVTVDASGSPLKKMPEFSDLGDGWTRETDTFDTFMESSWYFARFCCADNHEAMLDERANYWLPVDLYIGGIEHAILHLLYARFFHKLMRDFGLVDSDEPFQQLLTQGMVIAETYYRTTENGGKEWFNPADVEVKRDEKGRPLSAVLMSDGQPVEMGGIEKMSKSKNNGVDPQSMIDKFGADTVRLFMMFAAPPEQSLEWSDSGVEGAHRFLKRMWRQVHEHLEAGSPGKLDVAALDDDQKTLRRKTHETIKKASDDIGRRTTFNTAIAAVMELSNALARFDDDSAQGLAVSREALEACVLLLAPITPHLCHRLWQQLGHTTPAIETPWPAVDEAALTRDTIELVVQVNGKLRARLEAPASADKAAIEQLAMENENVQRHLEDKTVRKVIVVPGKLVNIVVSG, from the coding sequence ATGGACGCACACTACAGCCCTCGTGAAATTGAACGCGACGCCCAACAATATTGGGATCAACATCAATGCTTTAAAGCAGTAGAGGACGCGAACCGCGAAAAGTTTTACTGCCTTTCGATGTTCCCCTACCCCAGCGGCAAGCTGCACATGGGCCACGTGCGTAACTACACTATCGGCGACGTGGTGTCCCGCTTCCAGCGCATGCAAGGCAAGAATGTCATGCAGCCCATGGGCTGGGATGCGTTCGGCATGCCGGCGGAAAACGCCGCGATTCAAAACCAGGTGCCACCCGCCAAGTGGACGTACCAGAACATCGATTACATGCGCAACCAGTTGAAAGCCCTTGGCTTTGCCTACGACTGGAGCCGCGAATTCGCCACCTGCGATACCAGTTATTACCGCTGGGAACAGTGGTTCTTCACCAAGCTGGTGGACAAGGGCCTGGTGTACAAGAAGATGTCAACGGTCAACTGGGACCCGGTCGACCAGACCGTATTGGCCAATGAGCAGGTCATTGAAGGTCGCGGCTGGCGTTCCGGGGCCTTGGTCGAGCGTAAGGAAATCCCGCTGTGGTTTTTGAAGATCACCGACTACGCCGATGAGCTGCTGGCGGATCTCGACAACGTCGAGTGGCCCGAGCAGGTCAAGACCATGCAGCGCAACTGGATCGGCAAGTCCCAGGGCGTCGAGATGTCTTTCGACGTCAAGGCCGCCGACGGTTCAAGCGGTGAGCCGCTTTCGGTCTACACCACGCGCCCGGACACGCTGCTTGGCGTCACCTACATGGCCGTCGCCGCCGACCATCCGCTCGCCAAACAGGCCGCTGAAGGCAACGCCGAGCTACAGGCCTTTCGCGAGGAGTGCGCTCGCGGCGGCACCTCGGAAGCCGAGATGGCGACGAAGGAGAAAAAAGGCCTGCCCACAAGTTTTAAGGCCATTCACCCGCTCACCGGTAACGAAGTGCCCATCTTTGTGGCCAACTTCGTACTGATGGAGTTCGGCACCGGGGCGGTCATGGCCGTGCCCGCCCACGACCAGCGCGACTGGGAGTTCGCCACCAAGTACGGCATTGAGATCAAGCCGGTCATTGCCGATGAAAACGGCAACACCCCCGACCTGTCGCAGGGCGCGTATGCCGAACACGGCACGCTGATCAATTCTGGTGAGTTCGACGGGCTCGACTTTGAAGCCGGGTTTGATGCAATCGCCGCAAGGCTTGCCGAACTGGGCTGCGGCGAGGTCAAGACCAACTTCCGCCTGCGCGATTGGGGCGTGGCCCGCCAGCGCTACTGGGGCGCGCCGATTCCGGTCAAATACGGCCCGGAAGGCCAGACTGTGCCACTCACCGATGACCAGTTGCCGGTCGAGCTGCCGATGGAAGTCACCGTCGACGCTTCGGGCTCACCGCTCAAGAAGATGCCCGAGTTTTCTGACCTGGGCGACGGCTGGACCCGGGAAACCGACACCTTCGACACCTTCATGGAGTCTTCGTGGTACTTCGCGCGCTTCTGCTGCGCCGATAACCACGAGGCCATGCTCGATGAGCGTGCCAACTACTGGCTGCCGGTCGACCTTTACATCGGCGGGATCGAGCACGCCATTCTCCACCTGCTCTATGCCCGCTTCTTCCACAAGCTGATGCGTGACTTTGGTCTGGTGGATTCCGACGAGCCCTTCCAGCAGCTGCTGACCCAGGGCATGGTGATTGCGGAAACCTACTACCGCACCACCGAAAACGGCGGCAAGGAGTGGTTCAACCCCGCCGATGTCGAGGTCAAGCGCGACGAGAAAGGCCGCCCGCTCAGCGCGGTATTGATGAGCGACGGCCAGCCGGTGGAAATGGGCGGCATCGAGAAGATGTCCAAGTCGAAAAACAACGGCGTTGACCCGCAGTCGATGATCGACAAGTTCGGCGCCGACACCGTTCGCCTGTTCATGATGTTCGCCGCTCCCCCCGAGCAATCACTGGAGTGGTCGGATTCCGGCGTGGAAGGCGCCCACCGCTTCCTGAAGCGCATGTGGCGTCAGGTGCACGAACATCTTGAAGCCGGTTCGCCAGGCAAGCTGGATGTGGCCGCGCTCGATGACGACCAGAAAACACTGCGCCGCAAAACCCACGAAACCATCAAGAAAGCCAGCGACGATATCGGCCGTCGGACGACCTTCAACACAGCGATTGCCGCGGTGATGGAGCTGTCCAACGCCCTGGCCCGCTTTGATGACGACTCAGCCCAGGGGCTTGCAGTGAGCCGTGAGGCATTGGAAGCCTGTGTATTGCTGCTGGCACCGATTACGCCGCACCTTTGCCATCGTCTTTGGCAGCAGTTGGGTCATACAACCCCGGCGATTGAAACACCCTGGCCGGCCGTCGACGAAGCGGCACTCACCCGCGATACTATTGAGCTGGTTGTCCAGGTCAACGGCAAGTTGCGGGCCCGCCTGGAAGCCCCGGCCAGTGCCGATAAAGCCGCCATTGAGCAGTTGGCAATGGAAAACGAAAACGTCCAGCGTCACCTGGAAGACAAGACGGTGCGTAAAGTCATCGTGGTGCCGGGCAAGCTGGTTAACATAGTGGTGAGCGGATGA